A region of Zeugodacus cucurbitae isolate PBARC_wt_2022May chromosome 5, idZeuCucr1.2, whole genome shotgun sequence DNA encodes the following proteins:
- the LOC105210553 gene encoding uncharacterized protein LOC105210553, which yields MTSSNINKIIRSNITLKPWILSKNTSEIVNTCIQKIYKQSQNNFKNDQNKIAAAKPENRGPLRALKMQERNRVPLSINVTRTKKGAATATANATSTGNAPAAAGASGGTAAAPAGERLASNAAANNRRGAVANLSAHRKLLKSSPNYKIYGTRRFGSSASSSNASIFRRNEERRRTSTQTAQLNYLLRTYATQAKERKAFANATIMPKFMVSARNQHMSTRVHSESLPPHVIQTATAIQRDLMPIDSMIKDRIALGRPRTNKMAVQKPKNQDPMSGWHHPPSQDLFQARFNQHGIANDELQEQCRRMKNANKLRQFEQLRQMEKRNTILGHVGKKPPRQHVLEEFENKMKITSPSKSPQNPVRHQAPQFEHSYLTRVTRQQQIGAVDTETKALLPVNDVAPTSPTTTSEAATQNNASTATQTTGEMSYAANEAATPTTLNAAGSVKSSAANAQLSLPAPEIPEPDPSVTVQINSPLSITKKSATSQWAGKAAAHHYTMRFSHTTHLKKF from the exons atgacCAGCAGcaacattaacaaaattatacGCAGCAATATCACATTAAAG CCGTGGATACTTTCGAAGAATACTTCAGAAATTGTCAACACCTGCATAcagaaaatttacaaacaatCGCAAAACAACTTCAAGAATG ACCAGAATAAAATCGCCGCAGCAAAACCCGAGAACAGGGGACCCCTCCGCGCGCTCAAAATGCAGGAGCGCAACCGCGTACCGCTCAGTATAAATGTGACACGGACAAAAAAAGGTGCCGCAACGGCAACGGCAAATGCAACAAGCACCGGCAATGCGCCCGCGGCGGCCGGTGCTAGCGGAGGCACTGCTGCAGCCCCTGCTGGCGAACGTCTCGCTAGCAATGCAGCGGCAAATAATCGTCGCGGCGCCGTTGCAAATCTATCTGCACATCgcaaattgttgaaatcttcgCCCAACTACAAAATCTACGGTACACGACGTTTCGGTTCGAGCGCCAGCAGTTCGAATGCGAGCATCTTTCGACGCAACGAGGAGCGACGCCGCACCTCAACGCAAACCGCGCAATTAAACTATCTGCTGCGTACGTATGCGACGCAAGCGAAAGAACGCAAAGCTTTTGCGAACGCCACGATTATGCCAAAGTTTATGGTATCGGCGCGAAATCAACACATGTCGACGCGCGTTCACAGCGAATCGCTGCCGCCACATGTCATACAAACAGCAACGGCGATACAACGCGATCTGATGCCCATCGATAGCATGATAAAAGATCGCATTGCGCTTGGACGTCCGCGTACCAACAAAATGGCTGTGCAGAAGCCGAAAAATCAGGATCCCATGAGCGGTTGGCATCATCCGCCATCGCAGGACCTTTTCCAGGCGCGTTTTAATCAGCACGGCATCGCCAACGACGAACTGCAGGAACAGTGTCGACGCATGAAAAACGCCAATAAGCTGCGTCAGTTCGAGCAATTGCGTCAAATGGAAAAGCGTAATACCATTTTGGGCCACGTGGGCAAGAAACCGCCACGTCAACATGTCTTGGAGGAGTTCGAGAACAAAATGAAGATAACGTCGCCGAGCAAATCTCCGCAAAATCCTGTACGCCATCAGGCGCCACAGTTCGAGCACTCATATCTGACACGTGTCACACGTCAGCAACAAATCGGGGCCGTAGATACGGAAACAAAGGCGCTGTTGCCCGTTAATGATGTAGCGCCGACAAGTCCTACAACGACGTCTGAGGCAGCTACACAAAACAACGCCTCAACAGCGACACAAACAACAGGTGAAATGAGTTATGCCGCGAATGAAGCCGCCACGCCTACGACACTGAATGCCGCCGGATCGGTCAAAAGCAGCGCAGCAAATGCGCAATTAAGTCTGCCGGCACCCGAAATTCCCGAACCCGATCCCTCGGTAACTGTGCAAATCAATTCACCCCTGTCAATCACGAAGAAATCAGCGACATCACAGTGGGCAGGCAAAGCTGCGGCACATCACTATACAATGCGTTTCAGTCATACCAcacatttgaaaaaattctgA